The genomic segment tagatcattttatattaaaatactttttagtaatttttattatttttattttcatatttttattttattttattttattttattttattttttttttttttttttttttgttacagTTCCTAGTtgcaatattttattatttatttatttattttttttttttttttgtttctataACTAAAGGATACTTAttctataatataaattcatataatgtagcatatatacatatatttgttctattttaagaaaaagaaaagaaaaaagaaaaatttatcCTGAACACATTAAACAttgttcatcattattacGTCTTAAAGGACACACATTTTGAGTTACGGTTGATTCAGTTGAAATTGTTTCTCTGGAAACTTCTCTTGTTATTTGTACTCCATCTGCATTTTTGAGTTTTACAGCATTTTTTGCAACATGAGTATCGACGGTAAATTTAATAGCATCGGTCGCTGCTTGGGTTCTTAAATAGTAAGCTCCCGTTTTCAATCCTTTTTCCCATCCATAGAAATGCATACTTGACAATTTTGCAAAGGTTGGtttttgaatataaatatttaatgattgggactataaaaaaaggaaaaaaaatatatatgaatataaatgtatgaacaaaatatatacttataaaaCAAATGACATAcactataaatataaatatatatatatatatatatatatatatttttatttatttatttatttatttatttatttatatttatatatattatcttttatattttaattttacctGATCAATGAAAATACCCCTGTCTGCAGCCATAtcaataatattcttttgcTTAATTTCCCATACAGTTTTGTACAACTCTTTCAAGTCATCTGGTATTTCACTTATATATTGAATACTTCCATTGTGAGCTATTAATTGCTGTTTCATGTCTTCATCCCATAAACCTCTGTCAAATAAATCTTTTAACAAATGAGGATTAACAACGAAAAATTCTCCACTTAAAACTCttctataataaatattactaGTATATGGTTCAAAGGATTCATTGTTTCCAAGAATTTGTGAAGTAGATGCAGTTGGCATAGGTGCTAATAATAATGAGTTTCTTAAACCATGTTTACGGATTTTAGCTTTTAATTCATCCCAATCCCAATATTTGTTATCAACTTTAGCATTCCACATATCAAATTGTAATATACCTTGGCTAGCTGGACTTCCTTGATAAGATTCATATGGACCATGTATTGAAGCCAATTCAACCGACATTTCTAAAGCAGCATAATACATAGTTtcaaatattcttttattcaATTCTTTTGCAGCATCAGATTCATAAGGATATCTTAATAACATAAATGTGTCTGCTAATCCTTGAACACCAATACCAATAGGTCTATGTCTAGTATTAGATGTTTTTGCTTCTTTGACTggataataatttctttctATAATTTTATCTAAATTTCTTGTAATAATTTTGGTTATTTCATATAACTTTTTGAAAttgaattcttttttttccaaaTCTACAAATTTACATAAAGCTATAGATGCCAAATTACATACAGCAACTTCATCAGGAGAGGTATATTCGATAATTTCACAACATAAGTTACTACATTTAATAGTACCTAAATTTTTTTGATTGGATTTTGCATTACAAGAATCTTTATATAGCATATATGGTACTCCTGTTTCTATTTGGCTTTGTAATATAGCAAACCATAAATCTTGAGCAAGAACAGTTTTTTTTCccatattttcttcttcatatttagtatataatttttcaaattCTTCACCCCAGGTTTCACTTAAACCTGGACATTCATTTGGACACATTAATGtccaatttttattttctttaactCTCTTCATAAAAAGATCAGGAACCCATACAGCATAAAATAAATCTCGTGCTCTTAATTCTTCTTTTCCATGATTCTTTCTTAAATCtaaaaattcaaatatatcTGAATGCCATGGTTCAATATAAACAGCAAACGATCCCTTACGTTTTCCTCCACCTTGATCTACATATCTTGCAGTATCATTAAAAACTCTTAACATAGGTACTAAACCATTAGATATTCCATTGGTACCTCTAATATAAGAATTTTGTCCTCTTATATCTTGTACTGCTACACCAATACCTCCTGCAGTTTTACTAATTAAAGCACATTGTTTTAGAGTTTCAAAAATACCTTCAATAGAATCTGCTTTCATTGATAACAAGAAACAAGAAGACATTTGTGGCCTTGGGGTTCCTGAATTAAACAATGTAGGAGTTGCATGGGTAAAATATTTCTGAGACATTAAATGATATGTTTCTAAAGCTTTATCTATGTCATCTATATGTATACCAATAGAAACTCTCATTAATAAATGTTGAGGTCtttcaataattttattattaatacgtAATAAATAAGATCTTTCCAATGTTTTAAATccaaaataatcataattaaaATCCCTAGTATAatctatttctttatttaaacgatctttatgtaataaaataaaatcatataCTTCCTTACTAATTAAGCTAGCTGGTCTACCTCTAACATCTTT from the Plasmodium falciparum 3D7 genome assembly, chromosome: 14 genome contains:
- a CDS encoding ribonucleoside-diphosphate reductase large subunit, putative produces the protein MGDNVKRLPLPSENGEIKKSTSGRLSDDGIKRTPSGKPIQTMYVLNRKGEEEDISFDQILKRIQRLSYGLHELVDPARVTQGVINGMYSGIKTCELDELAAQTCAYMATTHPDFSILAARITTDNLHKNTSDDVAEVAEALYTYKDVRGRPASLISKEVYDFILLHKDRLNKEIDYTRDFNYDYFGFKTLERSYLLRINNKIIERPQHLLMRVSIGIHIDDIDKALETYHLMSQKYFTHATPTLFNSGTPRPQMSSCFLLSMKADSIEGIFETLKQCALISKTAGGIGVAVQDIRGQNSYIRGTNGISNGLVPMLRVFNDTARYVDQGGGKRKGSFAVYIEPWHSDIFEFLDLRKNHGKEELRARDLFYAVWVPDLFMKRVKENKNWTLMCPNECPGLSETWGEEFEKLYTKYEEENMGKKTVLAQDLWFAILQSQIETGVPYMLYKDSCNAKSNQKNLGTIKCSNLCCEIIEYTSPDEVAVCNLASIALCKFVDLEKKEFNFKKLYEITKIITRNLDKIIERNYYPVKEAKTSNTRHRPIGIGVQGLADTFMLLRYPYESDAAKELNKRIFETMYYAALEMSVELASIHGPYESYQGSPASQGILQFDMWNAKVDNKYWDWDELKAKIRKHGLRNSLLLAPMPTASTSQILGNNESFEPYTSNIYYRRVLSGEFFVVNPHLLKDLFDRGLWDEDMKQQLIAHNGSIQYISEIPDDLKELYKTVWEIKQKNIIDMAADRGIFIDQSQSLNIYIQKPTFAKLSSMHFYGWEKGLKTGAYYLRTQAATDAIKFTVDTHVAKNAVKLKNADGVQITREVSRETISTESTVTQNVCPLRRNNDEQCLMCSG